The following DNA comes from Rhizobium sp. BT04.
AAGGGCAGCGACTACATCCTGGTTCAGGCGTTCCTGCCATGGACGGCCGTCGTCAATTTCTTCAGCCTGTCGAGCGCCAAGCTTTCCGACGGCAGCTATCTGCTTGGATCTTCCGCTCTGTTCCGCAACGAGCCCTTCTGACATGACCATGAAACGGAGCCTGTCCCTTTTCCGGTTCGCGCCGTGCCGCATCCGACATCTCGCAAGCGATAGGTCGGCTGCTTCGGGGGTGGAATTCGCGCTCGTGCTGCCGATCCTGGTGATGCTGCTGTTCGGCACCGTCGATCTCGGCCATGCGCTGACGGTCAGCCGAAAAATAGACGAGATCGCCTCGTCCACAGGCGATATGATAGCCCAGCAGAGCTCCTGGACGAAGTCCGACGTCGCCAAGCTTCTTTCCGGCGCCAGGTTCATCCTGCAGCCCTATGACACCAGCAAGCTGACGATCTCGGTCGCGGTGAACGATGTCAAGGCGAGCGGCAGCCCGACCGTCAACTGGTCTGCGGCGCTGAACACCTCAGCGGTGAATTCCGGCACAGCGAGCGCGGTCGCGATCCCCTCGACAATCCAGGAGACAGGCGTGCAGGTCGTGCTGACCCGTGTTCAATACACGTTGACGACACCCGTCTCGGCGTTTTTCTCAACTTTCACCGGACAGAACGGCTACAGCTTCGATCGCTATTTCTTCAATCGCCCAAGAGTCAGCGCCACGATCAAATACAACTGAGCCAAAAGACCCTCGTAATCGGGCCGGCTTCAGTTCCAGTCTTCGAACAAGGCGTGGATATCGCGATCCGGGTGGCTGCCGCATTGTACCCCATCGCCGATGAAGGCGAGACGACTGCGCTCGTTGAAAGCTTCCCACGGAGCCTCATGCCTCGTCACGAAATCGCAGACGATGCCGTGCAAATCCACCTCCCTCGCAGGAATGCCCCACGCGTCCTCGAGGTCGGAGAGGTGCGTGGAATAGCCGGCAAAGGGGCCATGAGGTTGAGGGCGTTCGTATCGATAGACCCAGGTCGGCGCACCGTGCATCGCGCGACGCCGCGCCAGGCGCAACGAAGGCAATTCATATTCTTCGGCCGTCAGCAGAAGCAGACGCCTTCTGCGCCAGTCGAGATCCGGCCTCGAACCTGCAAGCTTCGCCTCTATCTCTGCCATCTGCTCCTGCGAAAGATGACCGAGCAGGGCATCCGCCCAGGGCTGATTGGGTTCCTGGCGGACGACCATCGGATAGCATTCGTCCCGGCAGCTCCCCAGCAGCATCGGAACCGGCAGGGCCTGACCCGCTTCGACAACGGCGATGGGAGCGACGGGAAGAAGCGACTGGCCGTAGACGGGCCTCAGTGGAAAGCGCTTTCGCGCGCGAGCCAGCACGGCTTCCTGCACCGCCAGAATCCTCTCCCAGGGCGCGTCGCCCCATCGGCTCTCCGCAGCACCCGTTGGCACCACGTCCTCGATGAAACGGGTCGCTGTCTCAGCGGGAAACACGGTGTCCGCCCCTCCCGACATCGAAATCGCCGCGTGGAACAGACCCCTGGCGGCTGATGTAGTGGTCAGGACACAGACATTCTTCGCCCCGGCGGACTCCCCACCCAGCGTGACGCGCTGTGGGTCGCCGCCGAAGAATGCGATGTTGGATTGCACCCAGCGCAGTGCCGCAAGCTGATCCCGCAGCATGAGGTTGGCGGTGTCGCGATAGTCTTCGCCGAACAGGGATTCCGCGTCCGCAAGGCCCAGCAGGCCCAAGCGGTGACCCACGGTGACGCAGACGATGCCGTTGCGAGCGAAGCTTGCGCCGTCATAGACCGGCCGTGAGGTGCCACCGATGAGTTGCGAGCCGCCGTGCAGCCAGACGAGCACCGGGAAGGGACCAGGTCCGCTGGGCGCGAAGACGTTGAGGTAAAGACAATCCTCGTCCATCGGCCGGGCCGGCATGGCCGCCGGATCACCCGGAAAGAAACCTTCGTCCCGAGGCTGCGGCGCCACCGGCGCGAAGACACCGGCATCGCGTATGCCGTCCCAGGGCTGCGGCGGTTCCGGCGCACGCCAGCGACGGGCTCCGACGGGAGGCGCCGCGAAGGGTATTGCGAGGAATCGATTGACGAGCCCATCGGTGCGCCCGCGCAGTCGACCTTGCGGCAGCGCGATCTCCGCTGCTTCAGTTGCGGGCAAATGGAGATCAGACTGCAGCATGCGAACCCACGGCGCTTTCGGGAAGGTCGAAATGACAGGCAATACGGTGGTCGCTGCCGACCGGCCGGAGTTCGGGAACCTCGCTGCCGCAACGCTCCGTCGCAAAGGGGCATCGTGTGTGGAAACGGCATCCCGAAGGCGGTTTGACGGGACTGGGAATATCGCCGCGCAGCAATATGCGCTGCCGCTTCTCCGCCGCAGCGACGACAGGAACCGCCGACAGGAGGGCTCGGGTGTAGGGGTGCTGCGGAGAACCGAAAATCGCCCTGCGCTCTCCCTCTTCCACGACCTTGCCCAGATACATCACGGCAATCCGGTGCGTCAGATGCTCGACGATGGCAAGGTCGTGGCTGATGAAGAGAAGCGACAGCCCCATCTTGCGCTGGATGTCCTGAAGCAGGTTGACGATCTGCGCCTTCACCGAGACATCGAGCGCGGAAACCGCTTCGTCGCAAACGATAAGCTGAGGATTTGCCGCAAGGGCGCGGGCGATGGCGATACGCTGGCGCTGCCCACCGGAGAACTGATGAGGATAGCGCTGGGCGGCATCCTTGGGCAAGCCGACCATATCGAGCAGCGAGGCAATCCGCTCGTCGATTTCCGACTTGGCCGAGGCGATCGCGAAATTCCTGATCGGTTCGGCAAGCAT
Coding sequences within:
- a CDS encoding TadE/TadG family type IV pilus assembly protein; this encodes MTMKRSLSLFRFAPCRIRHLASDRSAASGVEFALVLPILVMLLFGTVDLGHALTVSRKIDEIASSTGDMIAQQSSWTKSDVAKLLSGARFILQPYDTSKLTISVAVNDVKASGSPTVNWSAALNTSAVNSGTASAVAIPSTIQETGVQVVLTRVQYTLTTPVSAFFSTFTGQNGYSFDRYFFNRPRVSATIKYN
- a CDS encoding ABC transporter ATP-binding protein, with product MTGGSPLLELRSLRKHYPIAPDFWGRPTSTVHAMDDVSLTLRAGETLSVVGESGCGKSTLGKTVVRLHEPTSGEILLNGERVDAISGQALKTFRSKVQIIFQDPFSSLNPRHTVGAMLAEPIRNFAIASAKSEIDERIASLLDMVGLPKDAAQRYPHQFSGGQRQRIAIARALAANPQLIVCDEAVSALDVSVKAQIVNLLQDIQRKMGLSLLFISHDLAIVEHLTHRIAVMYLGKVVEEGERRAIFGSPQHPYTRALLSAVPVVAAAEKRQRILLRGDIPSPVKPPSGCRFHTRCPFATERCGSEVPELRPVGSDHRIACHFDLPESAVGSHAAV
- a CDS encoding carboxylesterase/lipase family protein; translated protein: MPATEAAEIALPQGRLRGRTDGLVNRFLAIPFAAPPVGARRWRAPEPPQPWDGIRDAGVFAPVAPQPRDEGFFPGDPAAMPARPMDEDCLYLNVFAPSGPGPFPVLVWLHGGSQLIGGTSRPVYDGASFARNGIVCVTVGHRLGLLGLADAESLFGEDYRDTANLMLRDQLAALRWVQSNIAFFGGDPQRVTLGGESAGAKNVCVLTTTSAARGLFHAAISMSGGADTVFPAETATRFIEDVVPTGAAESRWGDAPWERILAVQEAVLARARKRFPLRPVYGQSLLPVAPIAVVEAGQALPVPMLLGSCRDECYPMVVRQEPNQPWADALLGHLSQEQMAEIEAKLAGSRPDLDWRRRRLLLLTAEEYELPSLRLARRRAMHGAPTWVYRYERPQPHGPFAGYSTHLSDLEDAWGIPAREVDLHGIVCDFVTRHEAPWEAFNERSRLAFIGDGVQCGSHPDRDIHALFEDWN